In Oncorhynchus tshawytscha isolate Ot180627B linkage group LG08, Otsh_v2.0, whole genome shotgun sequence, the genomic window gcaaatccaatacaacatattgctgattaccactcttcatattttcaagcatagtggtggctgaggagtttcaggataaaaaattaaccgaatggagctaagtacaggAAAAATCCttcaggaaaacctggttcagtctgctttacacccgacactgggagatgaattcaccattCAGTataacaataacctaaaacacaaggacaacatctacactggagttgcttaccaagaacaaAGTGAATTTTCATGAGTGGCCCGAATTAAAgttggcaagacctgaaaattgttgtctagcaatgatcaacaaccaatttaaaagagcttgaagaattttgaaaggaataatgggcaaatgttgcacaatgcaggtgtggaaagctcttagagacccagaaagactcacagctgtaatcgctgccaaaggttcttctacaaagtattgactcaggggtataAATACTTATGTATATTAGATTATTCTGTATTTCAGTTTCTATAAATGtgcaaccatttaaaaaaacatgttttgtcattatgggttattgtgtgtagatgggtgataaaaaaataataatcaaattcaggctgtaacacaacaaaatgtggaataaatcaaggggtatgaatactttctgaaggcattgcaGATAGCAATTATCTTAGTAGTTAGTACCGTACAGAAAACAGTAAACATTGCTAAAAAGGGAAATCACTTTGAATTTTTTCATGTTGATTATATTGATCATCAATGTCTACTAGCAAAACCCATCTTTAGCATGACTGAGACAGCACCTTTTTCAAAGTAGAAAACTAAAGGGAACAAATCAAGTCCTAAAATTCCAGACTGTTTCCATTGTCTTTTACAAGCAATACTAGTGTGCTACTCACCTCTTTAAGATGAAGAGTGCGAACATTATGAGCAATGACCCCAGGTCCAATGTGATCCATATACATCTGTATGTATCAcgtccctgaaacacacacagacacacataaaatACGTACCAGCAAACCGAGTAGGTACATTTATACAACCCATAGATGGCGCACAAGATGAAAAACATGTAAGAAAATGTCGAGTTCAATTCTACACATGGATAtcatgatacagttgaagtcagaattttacatatacatttcagcttttatttatttcatcacattcccagtgggtcagaagtttacatacactcaattagtatttggtagcattacctttaaattgtttaacttgggtcaagcgtttcggtaagccttccacaagcttcccacaataagttgggtgaattttggccaatcctcctgacagagtcgATGTacctgaatcaggtttgtaggcctccttgctcgcacacggtttttcagttctgcccacacattttctataggattgaggtcagggctttgtgatggacactccaataccttgactttgttgtccttaagccattttgccacaactttggaagtatgcttggggtcattgtccatttggaagacccatttgcgaccaagctttagactgatgtcttgagatgttgcatcaatatatccacataatttcctccctcatgatgccatctattttgtgaagtgcaccagtccctcctgcagcaaagcacccccacaacatgatgctgccacccccgtgcttcagagttgcgatggtgttcttcgacttgcaagcctcccccttttttctccaaacataacgatggtcattagggccaaacagttctatttttgtttcatcagaccagaggacattcctccaaaaagtacgatctttgtccccatgtgcagttgcaaacgtagtctgacggttttggagcagtggcttcatcctagctgagcggcctttcaggttatgtcaatataggacatgttttactatggatatacgtagatacttttgtacctgttgcatccagcatcttcacaaggtcctttgctgttgttctgggattgatttgcactttttgcaccaaagtatgttcatctctaggagacagaacgcatctcctccccgagcggtatgacagctgcgtggtccaatgggtttatacttgcgtactattgtttgtacagatgaatgtggtaccttcaggcatttggaaattactcccaaggatgaaccagatttgtggaggtcttacaattttttttctgaggtcttggctgatttcttttgattttcccataatatcaagcaaagaggcagtgagttggaaggtaggccttgaaatacatctacaggtacacctccaattgactcaaatgatgccaattagcctatcagaagcttctaaagccatgacatcattttctggaattttccaagctgtttaaaggcacagtcaacttagtgtatataaacctctgacccactggaattgtgatacagtgaattataagtgaaataatctgtctgcaaacaattgtttgaaaaattacttgtgtgatGCACAaagtagtgtatgtaaacttctgaccaacctaagtgtatgtaaacttccgacttcaactgtatatgttaaCTAATGTTTAAAAGCAACGTTGACTTTGGGAGAATTACAATGTCTGGGTGGGGTGATCTGTTTGACCTTTGAAGAGGGAGTGACTATGAGAGAGTGAAGAAAATGGGGTTTGATGTTGGTCCCTCACCATTGTCCAGTCAGGCTGGTTCTTGTCCTGTAGGACAGAGCAGGCGTTGGTGGTCACAGAGCTGGCCCCCGAGCACCACATTAAAGAGAAGAGCCATGGTTCATTCACCACCCACAGGTTCACCGAAACGTTCCTGTTCCGAAGCTCCctgtctcacacaaacacacacaaacacaaattcaGTAGCGAATGAAAAGATTAGGTGAAAGAGATGGCTCAGATCAGCAACATATAATCAGTAGTAGGCGTTCAGCTTAGACAGCGTTACTTCAGCAAACATGACACCTGTTAAAGACTACAGACAGGAGTGGTTAATCATACTGTAAGGTGTCATACTATTAAAGGAAACATCATGCTTGTTCAGACAACACTTTCCCATTCATTTCACTAAATCAACAGAAACTAATCATCCCATGAGGAACTTTCACTACTGGGCTCTCAGCCATTCGAGATCCACCTGTGCGAAAACATGATTTGAATCTCATTCCCCCCTGAGGCATTGTGTGTATCTCAGTCTAAGATAGTGCCATTTCCTTGTCTCAGCACGCCAACATAAACACTTGTAATTATGAAACCAGTACACCTGCAGCTGTCAGCACAGACAGGTAGAATGTGGTTTTGGAATGAAGGTTTATTTGGCCACAGCTCTGAGAAAAGCGTGGGCGCTTTGAGGTAGGCTACTGACCCGATCTCTGCGAAGCTCAACGCACTGTACTTGACATTCAGATGATCTGCTCCATCACGGTTCATATCAAGCACATTGTTGTAAACCTGTTTGAACCCTGGTGCAACCTTCTTCACATCCTCCCTATGTGTGGGGGGAAGCCAGAGGAtctagagagaggagaaacacactGTCAAACAACTGTAATAAGAGTATAACTACACAGAACTGGTGAAGTAGTGACACTGAGACATTCCCCTAACCTTGTCGTGGGGGATGCCAGAGTCGAGGATGGTTTTCACAGTGTCATTAGTGTCATTGTTGTTGTCATTCTTCAAGTCAAAGATGACAGAGGTGTTATGAGTCTTGGCCAGGTGAAGCAGCTGCAGAAGGGAGGGAACACTCTGGTTCCCAGCTGTCTTCTTCTCCTGTTCTGAGAGCTGGGACACTGAACGGAATGGATCTGTCTGAAAGTGAGATACCCATAGTACATATGTCATTCTgtcaattattttttatttaacctttatttaactaggcaagtctgttaagaacaaattcttatttacaatgatggcctaggaacagtgggttaactgccttgttcaggggcagaacaacagatttttacctcgtcagctcggggattcgatcgagcaacctttcggttactcgcccaacgctctaaacactaggctacctgacgcccctAGGCAATGAGTTGGTATAGTTCAACTAAGCGGAAATGATTTCCAACTAATAATAATTTGGGGGGTGCTTATACTGTAtaatggaaatgtgtttctttaatatcccaactcccccttgAGACATCTGCAGGGattggggtcacagccagggtcaccaTTGTACAGCATCCCTGGAGCAATTAGTGTatctgccttgctcaggggcacatTTCTTATCCTGTAGGCTCCggtattcaaaccagcgatctctttcggttactggcccaacgctttgacctcaaggctacctgccgccccactacaAAATACAAGGGAGGCTGATGAAATTGGATATCACCCTTACCTTCAGGAACCAATCACCAGTGTTTAATTCCTGTAGATCCTCCCAGGTGAGGTTTGTGCTGTGGTTCAAGTCTTTCCCAGGGAACTTCTGTAGAACATCTGTAGTCCTCCTCAGGAAATGGTTGCCGTTGTCGTGCATCAGGTAAGGAACTCTGTCCTTACTGGAGGAGAAAGAAAAGTCATTAAACTGCCTCTTTGGGTCTTTGAAAAGCGCTATATAAATCCCATGCATCCTTATTATTAAACTGAAAACAATTTGAAACAGCAGTGCACTTTTGATCCGTCTCTGCCACGTCTATGTACAGGAAGCCGCCCTAGTCCCCCGGGTACCTGAGCTGCACGTCCGTCTCAAAGGCGGTCACGTTGCACCCCACACTCCTCCTGAACGACATCATGGTGTTCTCTGGGGCCAgctgaaaacacagagagagaggacagatgggTGAGAAACACTCCGGTGactaccctgactctgtgtgaaCACTGAGCCATGCTGCATATGTCACAGCTGAGCTGAGTGGGCCTACGGTGGCGATAGTGGAGAGGACTGGAGCAAGGTAATGGGGGCAGAGCAACATGCCTTGTGGTGCCATCACATGACTGGACAGCAATTCAAGCTTCAGCCCTCtggttcatatatatatatactgaatcATAAAGGATGATTATGGAATTTATGTCAACAGTAAAAGTGTAACACATAAGCCATTTTTGGATGATGGTCTTCTAGCTCTGTAATCAAGTCGTATCCACTGTATGACTACGGTAGCCAATCACCTTTAGGTGCTTAGCATTTCCCAGCTTAGCACTTTAATATTGCGACCATAGAACCACAGTATGATTAATTAAGTGGGCACTTCCTCACCATTGGTGCTCCGCGATGACCAAAGAGGGCAGGTTTAGGGGGCAGCTGTTTCTCGTCCACCAGACAAGGGGATTGGATGAGGAGTGGGCTGAGGAATATTGCCACTGACACGCCAGCAAACACTACCATGATGAAGATCTTAGAGGCTGACAGACACAGATTAACGAACGAATCAGTCATACTTTAACTATTGTTGTGAATGCAAAAAGGCAAGGAAAGAAGACAGTCAACGGATTTGAAATTGTTCCAGGGTTCACAGAACTCAATTATATTCTATCAATATTGAATTCATATCTATAggtgtgtactgtatgtctcaTATTATTGATGTCACGCTGAGTATTTGTGTATTTTCATTGGACAATTTCAGCACTGACCTACTCTGCGGGATCTATGGAAGCCCTGGAACACCAGCCAGCTGACCAGGGTCAGGGctccaacccctcccatctgtaaGAATGGAGCCGTGGCCTGAGAGAGATCAATGTTACATACAGTGTATTACACACAGCAGGGAGCTGCATACTGCTGGCAAAGCactgaccctaaacacacaggcTTACTCCACACCTCACTCTAGCGcgaacaatcacacacacacacacacacacacacacacacacaccacacacacttaaCAGACAGTTCCATGGTGCTGTACACTGGCCCTACTATACCTGCAGTGACAGAAGAACAGTGTGCCACTCTTCTTTCCACTGTAGACTTATTCCAGCGATGCCCAGGGTGATGAAGACCACACCTAAAAACAGGAACAACTGGGCAGAGTAAACCACAACACAATATAACGCAGTCAACACATGTCAATACTTAAGCTACACCTGAAGTGACTTACGATTGTTAAATCAGCCATGCCATTGCCATTCATGTTATGCCACTATAGCTGTGCACTTCTTAAATAACATGTAAAGGGAAACATTCTCGGAAACAAAGAATGTTCCTAATACCTTGTGCAGACAGTGTAAGTCCAAAGGCTCTTTCAAGGCAAGTTGGAACAGCGCAAAGACCTGCAATTGTACAGTCATTACAACTCAGCTGATGTCAACGACATACCGTAAATACATTGACAGGTGTGTGAATTGTGTCTCTCACCAGTAATAGGGTGCAGTAGATGGTCAATACAGCAGAGATGATGATTAGCACCATGAACCAGTTCACCCACAGTTTCAGAATGGAAAAGGCCTTCCTGGTACGGGACAATTGAGGGCAGATCACAGGGTTTTGAGTCCATCGctgtcagtgtgtgcgtgtgtgtgttttgtgtgtgtttgtttgcgttTGTGTCTGCAGCTGtatgtgcacacatgcacacacagagtgTATGACCAAGCTCACCAGTTAACATCCTCGCGGTCATTGAAGGCCATCAGACAGACGTACATCCAGAACAGAGTGAGGAGGGACACAGCGGTAAGGACTGACAACCTGCAGCAGGAGCACTGTAGCAAGGAGAGTCAACAATTACTCCTGGAGCCCTAAACCTGTTCTCATTTCCACTGACATTGGAAGATCTCATTACTAAACTTCTTTGTCAGGAAGACATTTAACTTCCAGGATGAAATAAAAAGTATGCAAATGGGTTGTTTCAACAGTCAGAAACTGTTTGCAGGACTTGCATCCAATGAATTTGATTGATCTCCGGGGTTCATTTGAAAATGATTAAAATAATCGTGTACATATAACCCCTAGCTATGTTTTACAAATACATATTCTCTAAGTGTTATTGCACTTCTGATCAacaagtgtgttgtgtgtgcatgtgcattggTGTGtgcatgtaagtgtgtgtgtgtgtgtgtgtttatgtgcatgtaagtgtgtgtttgtgtgtgtgtgtgtgtgtgtgtgtgtgtgtgtgtgtgtgtgtgtgtgtgtgtgtgtgtgtgtgaagtctgAACGGCTCAGCGGTTAGCTCCCTCAGGGCTGTTGGAGCCTCTCCAATGCCTCTTCATGTTTGGTTTCGCCTGCTATTCCATTCATCCATAAAAGGAATCAAAAACAACAGCATCCACACACCCTTAATTGTGTCcaaacaaccccccccacacacacacccacacacacacataagacaCCTAAGACACTAATGGTTTGTCCCCTTTTCACTtctgtccagtggtgtaaagtacttacgtAAAAATACGATAAAAagtcacttgagtcatttttggggggtatctgtagtttattatttatatttttgccaacttttacttttaattcattacattcctaaagaaaatgatgtacattttactccatacattttccctgacacccaaaagtacttattACATTTTGACTGGAAAATGGTCCACTTCAGGGACTTATCAAGAGAACTTTCCCtatcatccctattgcctctgatgtggcggactcaataaacacaaatgctttgtttttaaattatatctgagtgttggagtgtgccccgaGATATCCGTACATTTTAAAAGAAAAAgtaaatggtgctgtctggtttgcttaatataaggaatgtgaaatgatttatacttttacttttgatacttaagtatactttagcaattacatttacttttactcaagtagtattttcctGGGTGACTCCAACTTTTACTCAAGTCATTTTCTAttcaggtatctttacttttattccagtatgacatttgggtacttttttTCAGCACTTGATCTATCCCAGATAAGATTTTACCCAGCCAGTAGGAGCTTGTTTGTTCAGTTCAGAAAGTAGTCCTTGCACACATGTACATGCTCTACTCTGCATCGCAATCTCCCTCCCAATTATCCTGCCCTTATTTACACAACAGGTCTGAATGAATGGATGCCTCTCCAATAACATCCATCCACATCTCACTGGCCTAGGAATAAAGGCTTCCGATTATACAACCACAATGAGTTTATAAAAGGGGAAAAATCCTCACGCTTCCACTGAATGCTGTCCAATGGAATGTTAATCCATTATAATCACGGTAATGCAGGTACAAGAAATTGAACTGTAGAGAAGGCGCAAGCAAATTCAAAGCTGAATTTCCTTGGCAGTGTCTCAGTGACTGCTGCTGCTGGGTGACGATGACGATGATGATTTTTATTGCAACACATATCAAAGCAGTGTGAACATTTCCTTGAAGACCAACTGTAGCTCTGACCTGAGAGAAGTCACTAAAACAACATTTGAGCTACATGGAATTACAGTACATAGTAATACACTGATTAtaggtcgctctggataagagtatctgctaaattattcaaatgtcaaatgtaaaatgtacataAACCAAAAGGTGAGGATAGTGAGAAGTTGGTGCCAAAAATCATAATTGTCTTAATGAATGTCCTGAAGTTACAGtatattctacacacaatacaattCTAGGCATACAGTACTCACTTTTCGTGCCCTCTCACTGGGGTGCCTCCAGTAGCAGCTATACACCCCCCTGCAGCATATTCGGCAACAGCTGTCCTCTGACATCATCACCTTATCTCTTCATTCACAGTAAACAAAAATGAGGTCCTGTCCAGAGGAGTGGGGATCCACTCCTCCAGT contains:
- the LOC112256194 gene encoding glycerophosphoinositol inositolphosphodiesterase GDPD2 isoform X2, coding for MMSEDSCCRICCRGVYSCYWRHPSERARKCSCCRLSVLTAVSLLTLFWMYVCLMAFNDREDVNWKAFSILKLWVNWFMVLIIISAVLTIYCTLLLVFALFQLALKEPLDLHCLHKLFLFLGVVFITLGIAGISLQWKEEWHTVLLSLQATAPFLQMGGVGALTLVSWLVFQGFHRSRRVASKIFIMVVFAGVSVAIFLSPLLIQSPCLVDEKQLPPKPALFGHRGAPMLAPENTMMSFRRSVGCNVTAFETDVQLSKDRVPYLMHDNGNHFLRRTTDVLQKFPGKDLNHSTNLTWEDLQELNTGDWFLKTDPFRSVSQLSEQEKKTAGNQSVPSLLQLLHLAKTHNTSVIFDLKNDNNNDTNDTVKTILDSGIPHDKILWLPPTHREDVKKVAPGFKQVYNNVLDMNRDGADHLNVKYSALSFAEIGELRNRNVSVNLWVVNEPWLFSLMWCSGASSVTTNACSVLQDKNQPDWTMGRDTYRCIWITLDLGSLLIMFALFILKRREMYTCSALESRELSSFLPSE
- the LOC112256194 gene encoding glycerophosphoinositol inositolphosphodiesterase GDPD2 isoform X1 — translated: MMSEDSCCRICCRGVYSCYWRHPSERARKCSCCRLSVLTAVSLLTLFWMYVCLMAFNDREDVNWKAFSILKLWVNWFMVLIIISAVLTIYCTLLLVFALFQLALKEPLDLHCLHKLFLFLGVVFITLGIAGISLQWKEEWHTVLLSLQATAPFLQMGGVGALTLVSWLVFQGFHRSRRVASKIFIMVVFAGVSVAIFLSPLLIQSPCLVDEKQLPPKPALFGHRGAPMLAPENTMMSFRRSVGCNVTAFETDVQLSKDRVPYLMHDNGNHFLRRTTDVLQKFPGKDLNHSTNLTWEDLQELNTGDWFLKTDPFRSVSQLSEQEKKTAGNQSVPSLLQLLHLAKTHNTSVIFDLKNDNNNDTNDTVKTILDSGIPHDKILWLPPTHREDVKKVAPGFKQVYNNVLDMNRDGADHLNVKYSALSFAEIGELRNRNVSVNLWVVNEPWLFSLMWCSGASSVTTNACSVLQDKNQPDWTMGRDTYRCIWITLDLGSLLIMFALFILKRRREMYTCSALESRELSSFLPSE